The Xenorhabdus doucetiae genome has a window encoding:
- the uvrB gene encoding excinuclease ABC subunit UvrB, with amino-acid sequence MSKETSKVFKLCSDFKPGGDQPSAIRQLQEGLEDGLAHQTLLGVTGSGKTFTIANVIANLNRPTMILAPNKTLAAQLYSEMKAFFPENAVEYFVSYYDYYQPEAYVPSSDTFIEKDASVNEHIEQMRLSATKALLERRDVVVVASVSAIYGLGDPDSYLKMMLHLTEGMLIDQRAILRRLAELQYTRNDQAFQRGTFRVRGEVIDIFPAESDERALRVELFDDEVERLSLFDPLTGQVQYNVPRYTVYPKTHYVTPRERILQAMEEIKTELEQRRKVMLASDKLLEEQRITQRTQFDLEMMNELGYCSGIENYSRYLSGRSAGEPPPTLFDYLPAEGLLVVDESHVTIPQIGGMYRGDRSRKETLVEYGFRLPSALDNRPLRFEEFEALAPQTIYVSATPGNYELEKSGHEVVEQVVRPTGLIDPEVEVRPVATQVDDLLSEIRLRAAKNERVLVTTLTKRMAEDLTEYLQEHGERVRYLHSDIDTVERVEIIRDLRLGEFDVLVGINLLREGLDMPEVSLVAILDADKEGFLRSERSLIQTIGRAARNLHGKAILYGDKITHSMAKAIEETERRRAKQQAFNEEHGIVPQGLNKKIGDILKIGQPVNGKGKARGKSKTALGTDDYRNLSAKELEHKIRQLEEKMYQYARDLEFEQAANIRDQVQALRAQFIANS; translated from the coding sequence ATGAGCAAAGAAACGAGCAAGGTATTTAAGTTATGTTCTGATTTTAAGCCGGGCGGCGATCAGCCCTCGGCCATCAGACAATTACAGGAAGGGCTGGAAGATGGGCTAGCCCATCAGACGCTTTTGGGGGTAACGGGGTCGGGTAAAACTTTCACGATTGCCAATGTTATCGCAAACTTAAATCGACCTACGATGATCCTTGCCCCTAATAAGACATTAGCGGCACAGCTTTACAGTGAAATGAAAGCGTTCTTTCCCGAAAATGCCGTGGAATATTTTGTTTCCTACTACGATTATTACCAACCAGAAGCCTATGTGCCCAGTTCCGACACCTTTATCGAAAAAGACGCTTCAGTGAATGAACATATTGAGCAGATGCGCCTGTCCGCAACGAAAGCGTTGCTGGAACGCCGTGATGTCGTTGTGGTGGCTTCGGTTTCGGCGATTTATGGTTTGGGTGATCCTGATAGCTATTTGAAAATGATGCTGCATTTAACGGAGGGCATGTTAATTGACCAGCGTGCCATCTTGCGTCGCCTGGCGGAATTGCAATATACCCGCAATGATCAGGCATTCCAGCGCGGAACATTTCGGGTGCGTGGTGAAGTGATTGATATTTTCCCCGCGGAATCGGATGAGCGTGCCTTGCGCGTTGAATTGTTTGATGATGAAGTCGAACGTCTTTCCCTGTTTGATCCGCTGACCGGGCAGGTGCAATACAATGTGCCGCGTTATACCGTCTATCCCAAGACCCACTATGTGACACCGCGTGAACGTATCCTTCAGGCGATGGAAGAGATCAAAACGGAGCTGGAACAACGGCGCAAGGTTATGTTGGCGTCAGATAAGTTACTGGAAGAGCAGCGTATTACGCAGCGAACCCAATTCGATCTCGAAATGATGAATGAGTTGGGTTATTGCTCCGGCATTGAAAATTACTCCCGTTACCTGTCCGGCCGTTCTGCCGGTGAACCCCCGCCAACCCTGTTTGACTACCTGCCGGCCGAGGGTTTGCTGGTGGTGGATGAATCCCACGTGACGATCCCACAGATTGGCGGTATGTACCGGGGCGATCGCTCCCGCAAGGAAACCTTGGTGGAATATGGTTTCCGTTTACCGTCAGCGCTGGATAACCGCCCATTGCGGTTTGAGGAATTTGAAGCGCTGGCACCGCAAACCATTTATGTTTCCGCTACGCCCGGCAATTATGAACTGGAAAAATCGGGTCATGAAGTGGTTGAACAGGTCGTGCGCCCGACGGGGCTGATTGACCCGGAAGTGGAAGTGCGTCCTGTGGCAACTCAAGTGGATGATTTACTGTCTGAAATCCGTCTCCGTGCGGCAAAAAATGAGCGCGTGCTGGTCACCACCTTAACCAAACGCATGGCGGAAGACTTGACGGAATACTTGCAGGAGCACGGCGAACGCGTGCGTTATCTCCATTCCGATATTGATACCGTTGAACGGGTAGAAATTATCCGTGATCTTCGTCTGGGTGAATTTGATGTTTTGGTTGGCATTAACTTGCTGCGTGAAGGCTTGGATATGCCGGAAGTTTCCCTTGTCGCCATTTTGGATGCAGATAAAGAGGGTTTCCTGCGTTCGGAGCGCTCCCTGATCCAGACCATCGGCCGTGCAGCGCGTAACCTGCATGGTAAAGCCATTTTATATGGTGACAAGATCACCCATTCGATGGCGAAAGCCATTGAAGAAACAGAGCGCCGTCGTGCCAAACAGCAGGCATTTAATGAAGAACACGGTATTGTCCCGCAAGGATTGAACAAAAAAATCGGTGACATTTTGAAAATTGGTCAGCCGGTCAATGGCAAAGGGAAAGCGAGAGGGAAAAGTAAAACAGCCTTGGGTACGGACGATTACCGCAATTTGTCGGCGAAAGAGCTGGAGCACAAAATCCGTCAACTGGAAGAGAAAATGTACCAATATGCACGGGATCTTGAGTTTGAACAGGCGGCCAATATTCGTGATCAGGTTCAGGCACTGCGGGCGCAATTTATCGCCAATTCCTGA